From the Athene noctua chromosome 22, bAthNoc1.hap1.1, whole genome shotgun sequence genome, one window contains:
- the LOC141969318 gene encoding uncharacterized protein LOC141969318 isoform X6 codes for MPESKSIRCLKYRTWQNSGGSILVSSVVYEHRSRLERSLQKERGEHKKTKEDFLVYKLEAQEALNKEKQDSMNRYGALSSQHKILKNQHEDVKKQLLDLQLQHNSLKLEHRKTLESHSQKYAQLQQEKDSEVTNLQDTVFKLREESKLLRKAHQEVHSQLLNAQAQMEEFRQLKEALQKMPSFKGGGGGAGKGQQQFQVLKEQPMVPANSQLQLGRQKAFPVNQENRPVGNALASPVSGVPKQADSPRLQGHNSYSNDGPRPQANVLFTHPASLQDANALPEAMPAWPARHGDGHVIRFTRTMNSFPNGNPDLKMVMRVQVKSNEDSQAPGLSQSDLKQPSAAEEPQMPDNHHSTGNKQTQIQSWKDIVNKVNAQMDEEQVQSYPKSFHFDPKPGQEMQKGSPQPPSQKRGEEHQIADQEGEKERTDDEELEMDAGVIERENLPPQKETVVQEPMMPDDAADPAQDPNNQGEDEFEEAELERPDFEEKVGGLEKFKEPSVKDESKEKPLKDAGRPAKPREDPMDDYQEDQEQEIVNAGSTTNTVCGPGTKPACPGCPGEAVVRPSGCWISPLFHASLSL; via the exons ATGCCTGAAATACAGAACTTGGCAGAATTCCGGAGGAAGTATCCTTGTGAGCTCAG TTGTGTATGAGCACAGATCCCGGCTAGAACGGTCCTTGCAGAAGGAGCGAGGGGAGCACAAGAAGACAAAGGAAG ATTTTTTAGTGTATAAGTTAGAAGCTCAGGAAGCTCTCAACAAGGAGAAG caagaTTCTATGAACAGATACGGGGCCCTCAGTTCCCAGCACAAGATACTGAAG AACCAGCATGAAGATGTCAAGAAGCAGCTGCttgacctgcagctgcagcacaacaGCTTGAAGCTGGAACATCGTAAGACACTGGAGTCCCATAGCCAGAAATatgcccagctgcagcaggagaaggacaGCGAAGTCACAAATTTGCAGG ATACAGTCTTTAAACTCAGAGAAGAGAGCAAGCTGCTCCGGAAGGCCCACCAGGAAGTTCACTCTCAGCTCCTTAATGCCCAG GCCCAGATGGAAGAGTTCAGGCAGCTCAAGGAAGCTCTACAGAAGATGCCAAGTttcaaaggaggaggaggaggagctgggaaggggcagcagcAGTTTCAGGTGCTGAAGGAGCAGCCCATGGTGCCAGCCAACAGCCAGCTGCAGCTCGGGAGGCAGAAG GCTTTTCCAGTCAATCAGGAGAATCGCCCTGTTGGGAACGCGCTGGCGTCGCCAGTCTCTGGGGTTCCGAAGCAGGCAGACAGCCCGAGGCTGCAGGGCCACAACTCCTACAGTAACGATGGCCCGAGGCCACAGGCCAACGTCCTCTTCACCCATCCAGCCTCGCTGCAAGATGCCAATGCCCTGCCAGAGGCTATGCCAGCCTGGCCAGCGAGACACGGGGACGGCCACGTGATCCGGTTCACCCGGACCATGAACAGTTTTCCAAATGGGAACCCC GATCTGAAGATGGTGATGCGTGTTCAGGTGAAAAGCAATGAGGACAGCCAGGCTCCTGGATTGTCACAGTCTGATCTGAAACAACCCTCTGCAGCAGAAGAACCTCAGATGCCAGACAACCACCACTCTACAGGGAACAAACAGACACAAATACAAAG CTGGAAGGACATAGTTAACAAGGTGAATGCCCAGATGGATGAAGAACAAGTGCAGAGTTACCCGAAGAGCTTTCATTTTGATCCCAAGCCTGGGCAAGAGATGCAGAAAGGCAGCCCACAGCCACCCAGCCAGAAGAGAGGGGAAGAGCATCAGATAGCTGATCAGGAAGGCGAGAAGGAAAGGACAGATGATGAGGAACTCGAAATGG ATGCAGGAGTGATTGAGAGAGAGAACTTGCCCCCTCAGAAGGAGACTGTTGTCCAGGAACCAATG ATGCCTGATGATGCTGCGGATCCTGCCCAGGATCCCAATAACCAAGGTGAGGATGAGTTTGAGGAAGCTGAGCTGGAGCGACCTGACTTTGAAGAGAAGGTGGGAGGTTTGGAGAAGTTCAAGGAGCCCAGCGTGAAAGACGAGTCTAAGGAGAAGCCACTGAAG GATGCTGGCAGACCTGCCAAGCCCAGGGAAGACCCAATGGATGACTATCAAGAAGATCAGGAGCAAGAAATT
- the LOC141969318 gene encoding uncharacterized protein LOC141969318 isoform X1 yields the protein MGTGMCSRRQKGLLQTAFCLVTVACLGSGVFMYNHLQQKVRNAEALAQKYKQQQEALSAQLQVVYEHRSRLERSLQKERGEHKKTKEDFLVYKLEAQEALNKEKQDSMNRYGALSSQHKILKNQHEDVKKQLLDLQLQHNSLKLEHRKTLESHSQKYAQLQQEKDSEVTNLQDTVFKLREESKLLRKAHQEVHSQLLNAQAQMEEFRQLKEALQKMPSFKGGGGGAGKGQQQFQVLKEQPMVPANSQLQLGRQKAFPVNQENRPVGNALASPVSGVPKQADSPRLQGHNSYSNDGPRPQANVLFTHPASLQDANALPEAMPAWPARHGDGHVIRFTRTMNSFPNGNPDLKMVMRVQVKSNEDSQAPGLSQSDLKQPSAAEEPQMPDNHHSTGNKQTQIQSWKDIVNKVNAQMDEEQVQSYPKSFHFDPKPGQEMQKGSPQPPSQKRGEEHQIADQEGEKERTDDEELEMDAGVIERENLPPQKETVVQEPMMPDDAADPAQDPNNQGEDEFEEAELERPDFEEKVGGLEKFKEPSVKDESKEKPLKDAGRPAKPREDPMDDYQEDQEQEIVNAGSTTNTVCGPGTKPACPGCPGEAVVRPSGCWISPLFHASLSL from the exons ATGGGTACCGGCATGTGCTCGAGGAGGCAGAAGGGGCTTCTGCAGACCGCGTTTTGCCTGGTGACCGTAGCATGTTTGGGCTCGGGAGTTTTCATGTACAACCACTTGCAGCAAAAGGTGCGGAACGCTGAAGCCCTGGCCCAGAAATacaaacagcagcaggaagcGCTGTCTGCCCAGCTCCAAG TTGTGTATGAGCACAGATCCCGGCTAGAACGGTCCTTGCAGAAGGAGCGAGGGGAGCACAAGAAGACAAAGGAAG ATTTTTTAGTGTATAAGTTAGAAGCTCAGGAAGCTCTCAACAAGGAGAAG caagaTTCTATGAACAGATACGGGGCCCTCAGTTCCCAGCACAAGATACTGAAG AACCAGCATGAAGATGTCAAGAAGCAGCTGCttgacctgcagctgcagcacaacaGCTTGAAGCTGGAACATCGTAAGACACTGGAGTCCCATAGCCAGAAATatgcccagctgcagcaggagaaggacaGCGAAGTCACAAATTTGCAGG ATACAGTCTTTAAACTCAGAGAAGAGAGCAAGCTGCTCCGGAAGGCCCACCAGGAAGTTCACTCTCAGCTCCTTAATGCCCAG GCCCAGATGGAAGAGTTCAGGCAGCTCAAGGAAGCTCTACAGAAGATGCCAAGTttcaaaggaggaggaggaggagctgggaaggggcagcagcAGTTTCAGGTGCTGAAGGAGCAGCCCATGGTGCCAGCCAACAGCCAGCTGCAGCTCGGGAGGCAGAAG GCTTTTCCAGTCAATCAGGAGAATCGCCCTGTTGGGAACGCGCTGGCGTCGCCAGTCTCTGGGGTTCCGAAGCAGGCAGACAGCCCGAGGCTGCAGGGCCACAACTCCTACAGTAACGATGGCCCGAGGCCACAGGCCAACGTCCTCTTCACCCATCCAGCCTCGCTGCAAGATGCCAATGCCCTGCCAGAGGCTATGCCAGCCTGGCCAGCGAGACACGGGGACGGCCACGTGATCCGGTTCACCCGGACCATGAACAGTTTTCCAAATGGGAACCCC GATCTGAAGATGGTGATGCGTGTTCAGGTGAAAAGCAATGAGGACAGCCAGGCTCCTGGATTGTCACAGTCTGATCTGAAACAACCCTCTGCAGCAGAAGAACCTCAGATGCCAGACAACCACCACTCTACAGGGAACAAACAGACACAAATACAAAG CTGGAAGGACATAGTTAACAAGGTGAATGCCCAGATGGATGAAGAACAAGTGCAGAGTTACCCGAAGAGCTTTCATTTTGATCCCAAGCCTGGGCAAGAGATGCAGAAAGGCAGCCCACAGCCACCCAGCCAGAAGAGAGGGGAAGAGCATCAGATAGCTGATCAGGAAGGCGAGAAGGAAAGGACAGATGATGAGGAACTCGAAATGG ATGCAGGAGTGATTGAGAGAGAGAACTTGCCCCCTCAGAAGGAGACTGTTGTCCAGGAACCAATG ATGCCTGATGATGCTGCGGATCCTGCCCAGGATCCCAATAACCAAGGTGAGGATGAGTTTGAGGAAGCTGAGCTGGAGCGACCTGACTTTGAAGAGAAGGTGGGAGGTTTGGAGAAGTTCAAGGAGCCCAGCGTGAAAGACGAGTCTAAGGAGAAGCCACTGAAG GATGCTGGCAGACCTGCCAAGCCCAGGGAAGACCCAATGGATGACTATCAAGAAGATCAGGAGCAAGAAATT
- the LOC141969318 gene encoding uncharacterized protein LOC141969318 isoform X3, producing the protein MGTGMCSRRQKGLLQTAFCLVTVACLGSGVFMYNHLQQKVRNAEALAQKYKQQQEALSAQLQVVYEHRSRLERSLQKERGEHKKTKEDFLVYKLEAQEALNKEKNQHEDVKKQLLDLQLQHNSLKLEHRKTLESHSQKYAQLQQEKDSEVTNLQDTVFKLREESKLLRKAHQEVHSQLLNAQAQMEEFRQLKEALQKMPSFKGGGGGAGKGQQQFQVLKEQPMVPANSQLQLGRQKAFPVNQENRPVGNALASPVSGVPKQADSPRLQGHNSYSNDGPRPQANVLFTHPASLQDANALPEAMPAWPARHGDGHVIRFTRTMNSFPNGNPDLKMVMRVQVKSNEDSQAPGLSQSDLKQPSAAEEPQMPDNHHSTGNKQTQIQSWKDIVNKVNAQMDEEQVQSYPKSFHFDPKPGQEMQKGSPQPPSQKRGEEHQIADQEGEKERTDDEELEMDAGVIERENLPPQKETVVQEPMMPDDAADPAQDPNNQGEDEFEEAELERPDFEEKVGGLEKFKEPSVKDESKEKPLKDAGRPAKPREDPMDDYQEDQEQEIVNAGSTTNTVCGPGTKPACPGCPGEAVVRPSGCWISPLFHASLSL; encoded by the exons ATGGGTACCGGCATGTGCTCGAGGAGGCAGAAGGGGCTTCTGCAGACCGCGTTTTGCCTGGTGACCGTAGCATGTTTGGGCTCGGGAGTTTTCATGTACAACCACTTGCAGCAAAAGGTGCGGAACGCTGAAGCCCTGGCCCAGAAATacaaacagcagcaggaagcGCTGTCTGCCCAGCTCCAAG TTGTGTATGAGCACAGATCCCGGCTAGAACGGTCCTTGCAGAAGGAGCGAGGGGAGCACAAGAAGACAAAGGAAG ATTTTTTAGTGTATAAGTTAGAAGCTCAGGAAGCTCTCAACAAGGAGAAG AACCAGCATGAAGATGTCAAGAAGCAGCTGCttgacctgcagctgcagcacaacaGCTTGAAGCTGGAACATCGTAAGACACTGGAGTCCCATAGCCAGAAATatgcccagctgcagcaggagaaggacaGCGAAGTCACAAATTTGCAGG ATACAGTCTTTAAACTCAGAGAAGAGAGCAAGCTGCTCCGGAAGGCCCACCAGGAAGTTCACTCTCAGCTCCTTAATGCCCAG GCCCAGATGGAAGAGTTCAGGCAGCTCAAGGAAGCTCTACAGAAGATGCCAAGTttcaaaggaggaggaggaggagctgggaaggggcagcagcAGTTTCAGGTGCTGAAGGAGCAGCCCATGGTGCCAGCCAACAGCCAGCTGCAGCTCGGGAGGCAGAAG GCTTTTCCAGTCAATCAGGAGAATCGCCCTGTTGGGAACGCGCTGGCGTCGCCAGTCTCTGGGGTTCCGAAGCAGGCAGACAGCCCGAGGCTGCAGGGCCACAACTCCTACAGTAACGATGGCCCGAGGCCACAGGCCAACGTCCTCTTCACCCATCCAGCCTCGCTGCAAGATGCCAATGCCCTGCCAGAGGCTATGCCAGCCTGGCCAGCGAGACACGGGGACGGCCACGTGATCCGGTTCACCCGGACCATGAACAGTTTTCCAAATGGGAACCCC GATCTGAAGATGGTGATGCGTGTTCAGGTGAAAAGCAATGAGGACAGCCAGGCTCCTGGATTGTCACAGTCTGATCTGAAACAACCCTCTGCAGCAGAAGAACCTCAGATGCCAGACAACCACCACTCTACAGGGAACAAACAGACACAAATACAAAG CTGGAAGGACATAGTTAACAAGGTGAATGCCCAGATGGATGAAGAACAAGTGCAGAGTTACCCGAAGAGCTTTCATTTTGATCCCAAGCCTGGGCAAGAGATGCAGAAAGGCAGCCCACAGCCACCCAGCCAGAAGAGAGGGGAAGAGCATCAGATAGCTGATCAGGAAGGCGAGAAGGAAAGGACAGATGATGAGGAACTCGAAATGG ATGCAGGAGTGATTGAGAGAGAGAACTTGCCCCCTCAGAAGGAGACTGTTGTCCAGGAACCAATG ATGCCTGATGATGCTGCGGATCCTGCCCAGGATCCCAATAACCAAGGTGAGGATGAGTTTGAGGAAGCTGAGCTGGAGCGACCTGACTTTGAAGAGAAGGTGGGAGGTTTGGAGAAGTTCAAGGAGCCCAGCGTGAAAGACGAGTCTAAGGAGAAGCCACTGAAG GATGCTGGCAGACCTGCCAAGCCCAGGGAAGACCCAATGGATGACTATCAAGAAGATCAGGAGCAAGAAATT
- the LOC141969318 gene encoding uncharacterized protein LOC141969318 isoform X2: MGTGMCSRRQKGLLQTAFCLVTVACLGSGVFMYNHLQQKVRNAEALAQKYKQQQEALSAQLQVVYEHRSRLERSLQKERGEHKKTKEDFLVYKLEAQEALNKEKQDSMNRYGALSSQHKILKNQHEDVKKQLLDLQLQHNSLKLEHRKTLESHSQKYAQLQQEKDSEVTNLQDTVFKLREESKLLRKAHQEVHSQLLNAQAQMEEFRQLKEALQKMPSFKGGGGGAGKGQQQFQVLKEQPMVPANSQLQLGRQKAFPVNQENRPVGNALASPVSGVPKQADSPRLQGHNSYSNDGPRPQANVLFTHPASLQDANALPEAMPAWPARHGDGHVIRFTRTMNSFPNGNPDLKMVMRVQVKSNEDSQAPGLSQSDLKQPSAAEEPQMPDNHHSTGNKQTQIQSWKDIVNKVNAQMDEEQVQSYPKSFHFDPKPGQEMQKGSPQPPSQKRGEEHQIADQEGEKERTDDEELEMDAGVIERENLPPQKETVVQEPMMPDDAADPAQDPNNQGEDEFEEAELERPDFEEKVGGLEKFKEPSVKDESKEKPLKDAGRPAKPREDPMDDYQEDQEQEIEDRGGEVDDNDDLELVQDQKDHAGIQGADGKKDIYY; the protein is encoded by the exons ATGGGTACCGGCATGTGCTCGAGGAGGCAGAAGGGGCTTCTGCAGACCGCGTTTTGCCTGGTGACCGTAGCATGTTTGGGCTCGGGAGTTTTCATGTACAACCACTTGCAGCAAAAGGTGCGGAACGCTGAAGCCCTGGCCCAGAAATacaaacagcagcaggaagcGCTGTCTGCCCAGCTCCAAG TTGTGTATGAGCACAGATCCCGGCTAGAACGGTCCTTGCAGAAGGAGCGAGGGGAGCACAAGAAGACAAAGGAAG ATTTTTTAGTGTATAAGTTAGAAGCTCAGGAAGCTCTCAACAAGGAGAAG caagaTTCTATGAACAGATACGGGGCCCTCAGTTCCCAGCACAAGATACTGAAG AACCAGCATGAAGATGTCAAGAAGCAGCTGCttgacctgcagctgcagcacaacaGCTTGAAGCTGGAACATCGTAAGACACTGGAGTCCCATAGCCAGAAATatgcccagctgcagcaggagaaggacaGCGAAGTCACAAATTTGCAGG ATACAGTCTTTAAACTCAGAGAAGAGAGCAAGCTGCTCCGGAAGGCCCACCAGGAAGTTCACTCTCAGCTCCTTAATGCCCAG GCCCAGATGGAAGAGTTCAGGCAGCTCAAGGAAGCTCTACAGAAGATGCCAAGTttcaaaggaggaggaggaggagctgggaaggggcagcagcAGTTTCAGGTGCTGAAGGAGCAGCCCATGGTGCCAGCCAACAGCCAGCTGCAGCTCGGGAGGCAGAAG GCTTTTCCAGTCAATCAGGAGAATCGCCCTGTTGGGAACGCGCTGGCGTCGCCAGTCTCTGGGGTTCCGAAGCAGGCAGACAGCCCGAGGCTGCAGGGCCACAACTCCTACAGTAACGATGGCCCGAGGCCACAGGCCAACGTCCTCTTCACCCATCCAGCCTCGCTGCAAGATGCCAATGCCCTGCCAGAGGCTATGCCAGCCTGGCCAGCGAGACACGGGGACGGCCACGTGATCCGGTTCACCCGGACCATGAACAGTTTTCCAAATGGGAACCCC GATCTGAAGATGGTGATGCGTGTTCAGGTGAAAAGCAATGAGGACAGCCAGGCTCCTGGATTGTCACAGTCTGATCTGAAACAACCCTCTGCAGCAGAAGAACCTCAGATGCCAGACAACCACCACTCTACAGGGAACAAACAGACACAAATACAAAG CTGGAAGGACATAGTTAACAAGGTGAATGCCCAGATGGATGAAGAACAAGTGCAGAGTTACCCGAAGAGCTTTCATTTTGATCCCAAGCCTGGGCAAGAGATGCAGAAAGGCAGCCCACAGCCACCCAGCCAGAAGAGAGGGGAAGAGCATCAGATAGCTGATCAGGAAGGCGAGAAGGAAAGGACAGATGATGAGGAACTCGAAATGG ATGCAGGAGTGATTGAGAGAGAGAACTTGCCCCCTCAGAAGGAGACTGTTGTCCAGGAACCAATG ATGCCTGATGATGCTGCGGATCCTGCCCAGGATCCCAATAACCAAGGTGAGGATGAGTTTGAGGAAGCTGAGCTGGAGCGACCTGACTTTGAAGAGAAGGTGGGAGGTTTGGAGAAGTTCAAGGAGCCCAGCGTGAAAGACGAGTCTAAGGAGAAGCCACTGAAG GATGCTGGCAGACCTGCCAAGCCCAGGGAAGACCCAATGGATGACTATCAAGAAGATCAGGAGCAAGAAATT GAGGATCGTGGAGGTGAGGTGGATGACAATGATGACCTGGAACTTGTCCAAGACCAGAAGGACCATGCAGGCATACAGGGAGCTGATGGCAAGAAGGACATCTACTACTGA
- the LOC141969318 gene encoding uncharacterized protein LOC141969318 isoform X4 gives MGTGMCSRRQKGLLQTAFCLVTVACLGSGVFMYNHLQQKVRNAEALAQKYKQQQEALSAQLQVVYEHRSRLERSLQKERGEHKKTKEDFLVYKLEAQEALNKEKQDSMNRYGALSSQHKILKNQHEDVKKQLLDLQLQHNSLKLEHRKTLESHSQKYAQLQQEKDSEVTNLQDTVFKLREESKLLRKAHQEVHSQLLNAQAQMEEFRQLKEALQKMPSFKGGGGGAGKGQQQFQVLKEQPMVPANSQLQLGRQKAFPVNQENRPVGNALASPVSGVPKQADSPRLQGHNSYSNDGPRPQANVLFTHPASLQDANALPEAMPAWPARHGDGHVIRFTRTMNSFPNGNPDLKMVMRVQVKSNEDSQAPGLSQSDLKQPSAAEEPQMPDNHHSTGNKQTQIQSWKDIVNKVNAQMDEEQVQSYPKSFHFDPKPGQEMQKGSPQPPSQKRGEEHQIADQEGEKERTDDEELEMDAGVIERENLPPQKETVVQEPMMPDDAADPAQDPNNQGEDEFEEAELERPDFEEKVGGLEKFKEPSVKDESKEKPLKDAGRPAKPREDPMDDYQEDQEQEIVRHQGSSSFPLWCDCYLGGSWR, from the exons ATGGGTACCGGCATGTGCTCGAGGAGGCAGAAGGGGCTTCTGCAGACCGCGTTTTGCCTGGTGACCGTAGCATGTTTGGGCTCGGGAGTTTTCATGTACAACCACTTGCAGCAAAAGGTGCGGAACGCTGAAGCCCTGGCCCAGAAATacaaacagcagcaggaagcGCTGTCTGCCCAGCTCCAAG TTGTGTATGAGCACAGATCCCGGCTAGAACGGTCCTTGCAGAAGGAGCGAGGGGAGCACAAGAAGACAAAGGAAG ATTTTTTAGTGTATAAGTTAGAAGCTCAGGAAGCTCTCAACAAGGAGAAG caagaTTCTATGAACAGATACGGGGCCCTCAGTTCCCAGCACAAGATACTGAAG AACCAGCATGAAGATGTCAAGAAGCAGCTGCttgacctgcagctgcagcacaacaGCTTGAAGCTGGAACATCGTAAGACACTGGAGTCCCATAGCCAGAAATatgcccagctgcagcaggagaaggacaGCGAAGTCACAAATTTGCAGG ATACAGTCTTTAAACTCAGAGAAGAGAGCAAGCTGCTCCGGAAGGCCCACCAGGAAGTTCACTCTCAGCTCCTTAATGCCCAG GCCCAGATGGAAGAGTTCAGGCAGCTCAAGGAAGCTCTACAGAAGATGCCAAGTttcaaaggaggaggaggaggagctgggaaggggcagcagcAGTTTCAGGTGCTGAAGGAGCAGCCCATGGTGCCAGCCAACAGCCAGCTGCAGCTCGGGAGGCAGAAG GCTTTTCCAGTCAATCAGGAGAATCGCCCTGTTGGGAACGCGCTGGCGTCGCCAGTCTCTGGGGTTCCGAAGCAGGCAGACAGCCCGAGGCTGCAGGGCCACAACTCCTACAGTAACGATGGCCCGAGGCCACAGGCCAACGTCCTCTTCACCCATCCAGCCTCGCTGCAAGATGCCAATGCCCTGCCAGAGGCTATGCCAGCCTGGCCAGCGAGACACGGGGACGGCCACGTGATCCGGTTCACCCGGACCATGAACAGTTTTCCAAATGGGAACCCC GATCTGAAGATGGTGATGCGTGTTCAGGTGAAAAGCAATGAGGACAGCCAGGCTCCTGGATTGTCACAGTCTGATCTGAAACAACCCTCTGCAGCAGAAGAACCTCAGATGCCAGACAACCACCACTCTACAGGGAACAAACAGACACAAATACAAAG CTGGAAGGACATAGTTAACAAGGTGAATGCCCAGATGGATGAAGAACAAGTGCAGAGTTACCCGAAGAGCTTTCATTTTGATCCCAAGCCTGGGCAAGAGATGCAGAAAGGCAGCCCACAGCCACCCAGCCAGAAGAGAGGGGAAGAGCATCAGATAGCTGATCAGGAAGGCGAGAAGGAAAGGACAGATGATGAGGAACTCGAAATGG ATGCAGGAGTGATTGAGAGAGAGAACTTGCCCCCTCAGAAGGAGACTGTTGTCCAGGAACCAATG ATGCCTGATGATGCTGCGGATCCTGCCCAGGATCCCAATAACCAAGGTGAGGATGAGTTTGAGGAAGCTGAGCTGGAGCGACCTGACTTTGAAGAGAAGGTGGGAGGTTTGGAGAAGTTCAAGGAGCCCAGCGTGAAAGACGAGTCTAAGGAGAAGCCACTGAAG GATGCTGGCAGACCTGCCAAGCCCAGGGAAGACCCAATGGATGACTATCAAGAAGATCAGGAGCAAGAAATTGTACGACACCAAGgttcttcctctttccctctctggTGTGATTGTTACCTGG GAGGATCGTGGAGGTGA
- the LOC141969318 gene encoding uncharacterized protein LOC141969318 isoform X5, translating to MGTGMCSRRQKGLLQTAFCLVTVACLGSGVFMYNHLQQKVRNAEALAQKYKQQQEALSAQLQVVYEHRSRLERSLQKERGEHKKTKEDFLVYKLEAQEALNKEKQDSMNRYGALSSQHKILKNQHEDVKKQLLDLQLQHNSLKLEHRKTLESHSQKYAQLQQEKDSEVTNLQDTVFKLREESKLLRKAHQEVHSQLLNAQAQMEEFRQLKEALQKMPSFKGGGGGAGKGQQQFQVLKEQPMVPANSQLQLGRQKAFPVNQENRPVGNALASPVSGVPKQADSPRLQGHNSYSNDGPRPQANVLFTHPASLQDANALPEAMPAWPARHGDGHVIRFTRTMNSFPNGNPDLKMVMRVQVKSNEDSQAPGLSQSDLKQPSAAEEPQMPDNHHSTGNKQTQIQSWKDIVNKVNAQMDEEQVQSYPKSFHFDPKPGQEMQKGSPQPPSQKRGEEHQIADQEGEKERTDDEELEMDAGVIERENLPPQKETVVQEPMMPDDAADPAQDPNNQGEDEFEEAELERPDFEEKVGGLEKFKEPSVKDESKEKPLKDAGRPAKPREDPMDDYQEDQEQEIVRHQGGSWR from the exons ATGGGTACCGGCATGTGCTCGAGGAGGCAGAAGGGGCTTCTGCAGACCGCGTTTTGCCTGGTGACCGTAGCATGTTTGGGCTCGGGAGTTTTCATGTACAACCACTTGCAGCAAAAGGTGCGGAACGCTGAAGCCCTGGCCCAGAAATacaaacagcagcaggaagcGCTGTCTGCCCAGCTCCAAG TTGTGTATGAGCACAGATCCCGGCTAGAACGGTCCTTGCAGAAGGAGCGAGGGGAGCACAAGAAGACAAAGGAAG ATTTTTTAGTGTATAAGTTAGAAGCTCAGGAAGCTCTCAACAAGGAGAAG caagaTTCTATGAACAGATACGGGGCCCTCAGTTCCCAGCACAAGATACTGAAG AACCAGCATGAAGATGTCAAGAAGCAGCTGCttgacctgcagctgcagcacaacaGCTTGAAGCTGGAACATCGTAAGACACTGGAGTCCCATAGCCAGAAATatgcccagctgcagcaggagaaggacaGCGAAGTCACAAATTTGCAGG ATACAGTCTTTAAACTCAGAGAAGAGAGCAAGCTGCTCCGGAAGGCCCACCAGGAAGTTCACTCTCAGCTCCTTAATGCCCAG GCCCAGATGGAAGAGTTCAGGCAGCTCAAGGAAGCTCTACAGAAGATGCCAAGTttcaaaggaggaggaggaggagctgggaaggggcagcagcAGTTTCAGGTGCTGAAGGAGCAGCCCATGGTGCCAGCCAACAGCCAGCTGCAGCTCGGGAGGCAGAAG GCTTTTCCAGTCAATCAGGAGAATCGCCCTGTTGGGAACGCGCTGGCGTCGCCAGTCTCTGGGGTTCCGAAGCAGGCAGACAGCCCGAGGCTGCAGGGCCACAACTCCTACAGTAACGATGGCCCGAGGCCACAGGCCAACGTCCTCTTCACCCATCCAGCCTCGCTGCAAGATGCCAATGCCCTGCCAGAGGCTATGCCAGCCTGGCCAGCGAGACACGGGGACGGCCACGTGATCCGGTTCACCCGGACCATGAACAGTTTTCCAAATGGGAACCCC GATCTGAAGATGGTGATGCGTGTTCAGGTGAAAAGCAATGAGGACAGCCAGGCTCCTGGATTGTCACAGTCTGATCTGAAACAACCCTCTGCAGCAGAAGAACCTCAGATGCCAGACAACCACCACTCTACAGGGAACAAACAGACACAAATACAAAG CTGGAAGGACATAGTTAACAAGGTGAATGCCCAGATGGATGAAGAACAAGTGCAGAGTTACCCGAAGAGCTTTCATTTTGATCCCAAGCCTGGGCAAGAGATGCAGAAAGGCAGCCCACAGCCACCCAGCCAGAAGAGAGGGGAAGAGCATCAGATAGCTGATCAGGAAGGCGAGAAGGAAAGGACAGATGATGAGGAACTCGAAATGG ATGCAGGAGTGATTGAGAGAGAGAACTTGCCCCCTCAGAAGGAGACTGTTGTCCAGGAACCAATG ATGCCTGATGATGCTGCGGATCCTGCCCAGGATCCCAATAACCAAGGTGAGGATGAGTTTGAGGAAGCTGAGCTGGAGCGACCTGACTTTGAAGAGAAGGTGGGAGGTTTGGAGAAGTTCAAGGAGCCCAGCGTGAAAGACGAGTCTAAGGAGAAGCCACTGAAG GATGCTGGCAGACCTGCCAAGCCCAGGGAAGACCCAATGGATGACTATCAAGAAGATCAGGAGCAAGAAATTGTACGACACCAAG GAGGATCGTGGAGGTGA